In Herbaspirillum seropedicae, a single window of DNA contains:
- a CDS encoding YnfA family protein: protein MCPMKTLLLYLCTALAEIVGCYLPYLWLRQDRSVWLLLPAALSLALFAWLLSLHEAASGRVYAAYGGVYIAVAMLWLWAVDGVRPSAWDWAGMAVALAGMGIIAFQPR, encoded by the coding sequence ATCTGCCCCATGAAGACCCTGCTGCTCTACCTCTGCACTGCGCTGGCCGAAATCGTCGGCTGCTACCTGCCCTATCTCTGGCTGCGGCAAGACCGTTCGGTCTGGCTGCTCTTGCCCGCCGCCCTGAGCCTGGCGCTGTTCGCCTGGCTGCTGAGCTTGCATGAAGCCGCTTCCGGGCGGGTCTATGCGGCCTATGGCGGCGTCTACATCGCCGTGGCGATGCTATGGCTGTGGGCCGTGGATGGCGTGCGCCCATCGGCCTGGGACTGGGCGGGCATGGCCGTCGCCCTGGCCGGAATGGGCATCATCGCCTTCCAGCCGCGCTGA
- a CDS encoding LrgB family protein, with translation MHGLDRLSDVWVYLAASPLLGLTTTLAAYIVALQVYRRLGFNPLANPVLIAIAIVVSILFVTRTPYKTYFEGAQFVHFMLGPATVALALPLFRQWHNFRRSALPLMLGLAAGSVTAVASAIGIAYAMGASRQVIVSLAPKSATTPIAMAISERFGGLPSLTAVLVICTGILGAVLVRFILNFLRIDSHPVRGFALGVASHGIGTARALQVSAEMGAFAGLGMGLNGVFTAVLVPVVMPLLLRWIG, from the coding sequence ATGCATGGCCTGGACCGTCTCAGCGATGTCTGGGTCTATCTGGCGGCCTCGCCACTGCTGGGCCTGACCACGACCCTGGCTGCCTATATCGTGGCGCTGCAGGTCTACCGGCGTCTGGGCTTCAATCCCCTGGCCAATCCAGTGCTCATCGCCATCGCTATCGTGGTGAGCATCCTCTTCGTCACCCGTACTCCCTACAAGACCTATTTCGAGGGCGCACAATTCGTTCACTTCATGCTGGGGCCGGCTACCGTGGCGCTGGCTTTGCCGTTGTTCCGGCAGTGGCACAATTTCCGCCGCTCGGCCTTGCCGCTGATGCTGGGCCTGGCCGCCGGCTCAGTGACGGCAGTGGCGTCGGCCATTGGCATCGCCTATGCCATGGGCGCTTCCCGCCAGGTCATCGTCTCGCTCGCCCCGAAGTCGGCGACCACGCCCATCGCCATGGCGATCTCGGAGCGTTTCGGCGGCCTGCCTTCGCTGACTGCGGTGCTGGTCATCTGCACCGGCATCCTGGGCGCGGTGCTGGTGCGCTTCATCCTGAATTTCCTGCGTATCGATAGCCATCCGGTGCGCGGCTTTGCCCTGGGCGTGGCCTCGCATGGCATCGGGACGGCCCGCGCCCTGCAGGTCAGCGCTGAGATGGGCGCCTTCGCCGGCCTGGGGATGGGCTTGAACGGGGTCTTTACGGCCGTGCTGGTGCCGGTGGTGATGCCGCTGCTGCTGCGCTGGATAGGCTGA
- the nirD gene encoding nitrite reductase small subunit NirD, with the protein MHSDQQIKHWTPVCELGEIVPNTGVAALVGDQQVAVFHVIDRSQGEPQPRVFAVGNYDPNCDAAVLSRGLVGNLGERIVVASPIYKHHFDLTTGECLEEPANSIPAWPARIADGKVWIGA; encoded by the coding sequence ATGCACAGCGATCAACAAATCAAGCACTGGACCCCGGTCTGCGAACTGGGCGAGATCGTCCCCAACACCGGCGTAGCCGCCCTGGTCGGCGACCAGCAGGTGGCCGTCTTCCACGTCATCGACCGCAGCCAGGGCGAGCCACAACCGCGCGTCTTCGCCGTCGGCAACTACGATCCCAACTGCGATGCCGCCGTTCTCTCGCGCGGCCTGGTCGGCAACCTGGGTGAACGCATCGTGGTGGCCTCGCCCATCTACAAGCATCACTTCGACCTGACCACCGGCGAATGCCTGGAAGAGCCCGCCAACTCGATCCCGGCCTGGCCGGCGCGCATCGCTGACGGCAAAGTCTGGATCGGAGCCTGA
- a CDS encoding LysR family transcriptional regulator, which translates to MDKLQAMQTFVAVVESGSFVAAVDVTGQSKPAVSRQVSELEQFLGIRLLHRTTRRLSLTDEGRVYFARCKELLETIQDVESEVGLNSDQACGRLRIGAPQDFGVEQLAPLWGKFTEQHPLITLNITLSDRTIDLLEEGFDMAIRISALGDSRMVARPLAPVRMIACAAPEFLARHGTPGTPAELRDYPFISYSYRAGGDDWSFRHVHGDTCQVRVRSTVYVNNGATCRAMAIAGQGIAIQPDFIVNAAIQAGQLVELFEGWSTGEQLVVHTLYPTRTHLPPKVQRMRDFLIEQFRVPPWCPRPQDSAA; encoded by the coding sequence TTGGACAAACTGCAAGCCATGCAAACCTTTGTCGCCGTGGTGGAGAGCGGCAGCTTCGTGGCCGCCGTGGATGTCACCGGCCAGTCCAAGCCGGCCGTCTCACGCCAGGTCTCGGAGCTGGAACAATTTCTCGGCATCCGCCTGCTCCATCGCACCACGCGCCGGCTCTCGCTCACTGATGAAGGTCGCGTCTATTTCGCCCGCTGCAAGGAATTGCTGGAGACCATCCAGGACGTGGAGAGTGAAGTCGGCCTGAACTCCGACCAGGCTTGCGGCCGGCTACGCATCGGTGCGCCGCAGGATTTCGGTGTTGAACAGCTGGCGCCGCTGTGGGGCAAGTTCACCGAGCAGCATCCGCTGATCACCCTCAACATCACCCTCTCGGACCGCACCATCGACCTGCTTGAAGAAGGCTTCGACATGGCCATCCGCATCAGCGCCCTGGGTGACAGCCGCATGGTAGCCCGCCCGCTTGCGCCGGTGCGGATGATCGCCTGCGCCGCGCCAGAGTTCCTGGCCCGGCATGGCACACCCGGCACGCCGGCCGAACTGCGCGACTATCCCTTCATCTCCTACAGCTATCGCGCCGGCGGCGACGACTGGAGCTTCAGGCACGTGCATGGCGACACCTGCCAGGTGCGCGTGCGTTCGACGGTCTATGTCAACAACGGCGCCACCTGCCGCGCCATGGCCATCGCCGGGCAAGGCATTGCCATCCAGCCGGACTTCATCGTCAACGCCGCCATCCAGGCCGGGCAACTGGTGGAGCTGTTCGAGGGATGGAGCACCGGCGAACAGTTGGTGGTGCATACCTTGTACCCCACCCGTACCCATCTGCCACCCAAAGTGCAGCGCATGCGCGATTTCCTGATCGAGCAATTCAGGGTGCCGCCCTGGTGCCCCAGGCCGCAGGACAGCGCTGCCTGA
- a CDS encoding ABC-type transport auxiliary lipoprotein family protein — translation MNTLLLRTSLVAASLMLAACSILPKPDPQAVYRLPTATAMPAQASTTAGDIRLRALRIATPYANRSIDSERILVLPEGDVIKSYAGVRWSDAAPLLWRDRLLEAFRADGRYQRLSSDTGNIAADIELDGALSAFQTEYRHGVPTVVIVYDARLIDTANRQQLASQRFAIQRAVDGSKVPEVVSAFGQACDQLAKEVVNWAAAQR, via the coding sequence ATGAACACCCTCTTGCTGCGCACCAGCCTGGTCGCTGCCAGCCTGATGCTGGCGGCCTGCTCCATCCTGCCCAAGCCGGACCCACAGGCGGTCTATCGCCTGCCCACCGCCACGGCCATGCCAGCCCAGGCATCCACGACAGCTGGCGACATCAGGCTGCGCGCCCTGCGCATCGCCACGCCCTACGCCAACCGCAGCATCGACAGCGAACGCATCCTGGTGCTGCCCGAGGGCGACGTGATCAAGTCCTATGCGGGCGTGCGCTGGAGCGATGCGGCTCCGCTGCTGTGGCGGGATCGGCTGCTGGAAGCCTTCCGCGCCGACGGGCGCTACCAGCGGCTCTCGTCCGATACCGGCAATATCGCCGCAGACATCGAGCTCGACGGCGCTCTGAGCGCGTTCCAGACCGAGTATCGCCACGGCGTGCCGACGGTAGTGATCGTCTATGACGCGCGCCTGATCGACACGGCCAATCGCCAGCAGTTGGCAAGCCAGCGCTTTGCCATCCAACGCGCCGTCGATGGCAGCAAGGTGCCGGAAGTGGTCAGCGCCTTCGGCCAGGCTTGTGACCAGCTTGCCAAGGAGGTGGTGAACTGGGCGGCAGCACAACGTTGA
- a CDS encoding helix-turn-helix transcriptional regulator: MSSNSTLPPAHATNPRPVLSRIRCREEQQLRQVFIGLASICHVRQGKKRLQWHHRNLHCGPEGLLLIAAGTQLNVANLPRNGEYAADMVSLPASLIERFRLHYPGQGSLASAPPAVSTTALAPDTLRAWRHLHACMQEDAAPELQCQAAEGLLLALSLQGAGAALLRDRSDALSHRIEQQLLMLPPEHRSLEQIAASLHCSVSTLRRRLVREQTGFRELLDKVQLGQALEQLQASSLSIADIAARCGYDSPSRFAVRFRQHFGLSPSQLRQTLQ, encoded by the coding sequence ATGTCAAGTAACAGCACACTCCCGCCCGCGCACGCGACTAACCCGCGTCCCGTTCTCTCGCGCATCCGCTGCCGTGAAGAACAGCAGCTGCGCCAGGTCTTCATCGGCCTGGCCAGCATCTGCCACGTGCGCCAGGGCAAGAAGCGCCTGCAGTGGCATCACCGCAATCTGCACTGCGGACCGGAAGGCCTGCTGCTCATTGCAGCGGGTACGCAACTCAACGTCGCCAACCTGCCCAGAAACGGCGAATACGCCGCTGACATGGTCTCGCTGCCGGCTTCGCTGATCGAGCGCTTCCGCCTGCACTACCCCGGCCAGGGCAGCCTGGCCTCAGCGCCGCCGGCGGTGTCGACGACCGCGCTGGCGCCCGATACGCTGCGCGCCTGGCGGCATCTGCACGCCTGCATGCAGGAAGACGCAGCGCCGGAGCTGCAATGCCAGGCCGCCGAAGGCTTGCTGCTGGCCCTGAGCCTGCAGGGCGCAGGTGCGGCGCTGCTGCGGGACCGCAGCGACGCCCTCAGCCATCGCATCGAACAGCAACTGCTGATGCTGCCGCCCGAACATCGCAGCCTGGAGCAGATCGCCGCCAGCCTGCATTGCAGCGTCTCCACGCTGCGCCGGCGGCTGGTGCGCGAGCAGACCGGGTTCCGCGAATTGCTCGACAAGGTGCAGCTAGGCCAGGCGCTGGAACAGTTGCAGGCCTCGTCGCTGTCGATTGCCGACATCGCCGCCCGTTGCGGCTATGACTCGCCGTCGCGCTTCGCGGTGCGCTTCCGCCAGCATTTCGGGCTCAGTCCCAGCCAGTTGCGGCAGACCCTGCAGTAG
- the nirB gene encoding nitrite reductase large subunit NirB, which yields MKIIVIGHGMVGHKFLECLAESGAGDLQVTILCEEPRPAYDRVHLSEFFAGKTAEDLSLVAPGFFDRGRSAVQFDLKLNAKAQQIDLERKQVLVNVAGVEETMSYDKLVLATGSYPFVPTVAGNQRKDCFVYRTIEDLEAMLECGSRSKIGVVIGGGLLGLECAKALRDLKLETHVVEFAPRLMAVQVDESGGRVLRQKIEELGVTAHTQKNTVEIVDGKHHTHRMNFEDGSHLETDMIVFSAGIRPRDELARQAGLKVGDRGGIAIDNSCLTSDPAVYAIGECALWNGKIFGLVAPGYDMARTAAKHLLSHRDEAIEVPAFNGADMSTKLKLMGVDVASIGDAHGKEAGSRSYQFTDERKQIYKKIVVSESGKHLLGAVMVGDASEYGTLLQMMLNKIELPESPEFLILPQSDGKAKPGLGVDALPESAQICSCNNVSKGQLCAAVASGVTNIGELKACTKAGTACGGCVPLVTQVMKAEMKKQGLAVNNHVCEHFPYSRQEIHHLVRVGQIKSFDELLSKHGKGLGCDVCKPMVANVLASLWNDFVLKKEHAGLQDSNDYFLGNIQKDGTYSVVPRMAGGEVTPDGLIAVGQIAKKYGLYTKITGGQRVDLFGARVDQLPDIWEELIAAGFETGHAYGKSLRTVKSCVGSTWCRYGVGDSVGFAVRLENRYKGLRSPHKIKFGVSGCTRECAEAQGKDVGIIATEKGWNLYVCGNGGMKPRHAELIASDLDEATLTRYVDRFLMFYVRTADRLQRTSTWRENLEGGLDYLKSVVLDDKLGIAAELEAEMQRVVDTYECEWKKAVTDPETRKRFRHFVNSKAADGNIKFVEERGQIRPATVAEKKLLDIPVVVETV from the coding sequence ATGAAGATCATCGTCATCGGCCACGGCATGGTGGGCCACAAGTTCCTGGAGTGCCTGGCCGAGAGCGGCGCCGGCGACCTGCAGGTCACCATCCTGTGCGAAGAACCGCGTCCGGCCTACGACCGCGTCCACCTGTCCGAATTCTTCGCCGGCAAGACCGCAGAAGACCTGTCGCTGGTGGCGCCGGGCTTCTTTGATCGCGGTCGCAGCGCGGTGCAGTTCGACCTCAAGCTCAACGCCAAGGCCCAGCAGATCGACCTGGAACGCAAGCAGGTGCTGGTCAACGTGGCGGGCGTGGAAGAGACGATGTCCTATGACAAACTGGTGCTGGCCACCGGGTCCTATCCCTTCGTGCCCACCGTGGCGGGCAACCAGCGCAAGGATTGCTTCGTCTATCGCACCATCGAAGACCTGGAAGCGATGCTGGAATGCGGCAGCCGGTCGAAGATCGGTGTGGTCATCGGCGGCGGCCTGCTGGGCCTGGAATGCGCCAAGGCCCTGCGCGACCTCAAGCTGGAGACCCACGTGGTCGAATTCGCGCCGCGCTTGATGGCGGTGCAGGTCGATGAAAGCGGTGGCCGGGTGCTGCGCCAGAAGATCGAAGAGCTGGGCGTGACCGCCCACACGCAAAAGAACACGGTCGAGATCGTCGATGGCAAGCACCATACCCATCGCATGAACTTCGAAGACGGCTCGCACCTGGAAACCGACATGATCGTCTTCTCCGCCGGCATCCGCCCGCGCGACGAACTGGCGCGCCAGGCCGGGCTGAAGGTGGGTGACCGGGGCGGCATCGCCATCGACAACAGCTGCCTGACCTCCGACCCGGCGGTCTACGCCATCGGTGAATGCGCGCTGTGGAATGGCAAGATCTTCGGCCTGGTCGCACCGGGTTACGACATGGCCCGCACCGCCGCCAAGCACCTGCTCTCGCACCGCGACGAGGCCATCGAAGTGCCCGCCTTCAACGGCGCCGACATGAGCACCAAGCTCAAGCTCATGGGCGTGGACGTGGCCAGCATCGGCGATGCACACGGCAAGGAAGCCGGCAGCCGTTCCTATCAGTTCACCGACGAGCGCAAGCAGATCTACAAGAAGATCGTGGTTTCCGAATCCGGCAAGCATCTGCTGGGTGCGGTCATGGTGGGCGATGCTTCGGAGTACGGCACGCTCTTGCAGATGATGCTCAACAAGATCGAACTGCCGGAGTCGCCCGAATTCCTGATCCTGCCGCAATCCGACGGCAAGGCCAAGCCAGGCCTGGGCGTGGATGCGCTGCCGGAGTCGGCGCAGATCTGCTCCTGCAACAATGTCTCCAAGGGCCAGCTGTGCGCCGCCGTGGCCTCGGGCGTGACCAATATCGGTGAGCTCAAGGCCTGCACCAAGGCCGGCACGGCCTGCGGCGGCTGCGTGCCGCTGGTCACGCAGGTGATGAAGGCCGAGATGAAGAAGCAAGGCTTGGCCGTCAACAACCACGTCTGCGAACACTTCCCCTACTCGCGCCAAGAGATTCATCACCTGGTGCGCGTGGGCCAGATCAAGAGCTTCGACGAACTGCTGAGCAAGCATGGCAAGGGACTGGGCTGCGATGTCTGCAAGCCCATGGTGGCCAATGTGCTGGCTTCGCTGTGGAATGACTTCGTGCTCAAGAAGGAACACGCGGGCCTGCAGGATTCCAATGACTACTTCCTCGGCAATATCCAGAAGGACGGCACCTACTCCGTCGTGCCGCGCATGGCCGGGGGCGAGGTCACGCCCGATGGCCTGATCGCGGTGGGCCAGATCGCCAAGAAGTATGGCCTCTACACCAAGATCACCGGCGGCCAGCGCGTGGACCTGTTCGGCGCGCGCGTGGACCAGTTGCCCGATATCTGGGAAGAACTGATCGCCGCCGGCTTCGAGACCGGTCACGCCTACGGCAAGTCGCTGCGCACCGTCAAATCCTGCGTGGGCTCGACCTGGTGCCGCTATGGCGTGGGCGACAGCGTGGGCTTCGCGGTGCGTCTGGAAAACCGCTACAAGGGCCTGCGCTCGCCGCACAAGATCAAGTTCGGCGTCTCCGGCTGCACCCGTGAATGCGCCGAGGCGCAGGGCAAGGATGTGGGCATCATCGCCACTGAAAAGGGCTGGAACCTGTATGTCTGCGGCAATGGCGGCATGAAGCCGCGTCATGCCGAACTGATCGCCTCGGACCTGGACGAAGCCACGCTGACGCGCTACGTGGACCGCTTCCTGATGTTCTACGTACGCACCGCCGACCGTCTGCAACGCACCAGCACCTGGCGCGAGAATCTCGAAGGCGGCCTGGACTATCTCAAGAGCGTGGTCCTCGATGACAAGCTGGGCATCGCCGCCGAACTGGAGGCCGAGATGCAGCGCGTGGTCGATACCTATGAATGCGAATGGAAGAAGGCCGTCACCGATCCGGAGACGCGCAAGCGCTTCCGCCACTTCGTCAACAGCAAGGCGGCGGATGGCAACATCAAGTTCGTCGAGGAACGCGGGCAGATCCGCCCGGCCACGGTGGCCGAGAAGAAGCTGCTCGACATTCCTGTCGTCGTCGAGACCGTCTGA
- a CDS encoding NAD(P)/FAD-dependent oxidoreductase: METQANKSTARPSLVVVGNGMAGMRTVEELLKLAPDLYDITVFGAEPHGNYNRIMLSPVLAGDKSIDDIMLNPRAWYDDNGITLHAGDPVVHIDRRQRTVHAKSGLTVQYDRLLLATGSTPFIIPVPGHQLPGVIAFRDIQDVDAMLQAARTHRHAVVIGGGLLGLEAANGLMRQGMDVTVVHVTDALMNQQLDKPAAALLKKALEDKGLRFLLNAHTEEIVGPDRVTAVRFKDGSSIPADLVVMTAGVRPNIALAKAAGLHCERAIIVDDTLQTYDPRVYAVGECVQHRKATFGLVAPIWDQARVCGAHLAGAGHRRYVQQATATKLKVTGVDLYSAGDFIGGDDTEDLIVRDPRRGVYKRLVLRGTRLVGAVLYGDVKDGPWYFDLIQSGRDISSFRRELPFGQAMCQQAA; this comes from the coding sequence ATGGAGACCCAGGCCAACAAGAGCACTGCCCGCCCCTCCCTGGTGGTGGTGGGCAACGGCATGGCCGGCATGCGCACGGTGGAAGAGTTGCTCAAGCTGGCCCCGGACCTCTACGACATCACTGTCTTCGGCGCCGAGCCGCATGGCAACTACAATCGCATCATGCTCTCGCCGGTACTGGCGGGCGACAAGAGCATCGATGACATCATGCTCAATCCGCGCGCCTGGTACGACGACAACGGCATCACCCTGCATGCCGGCGACCCGGTCGTCCACATCGACCGCCGCCAGCGCACCGTGCACGCCAAGAGCGGCCTGACGGTGCAGTACGACCGCCTCTTGCTGGCCACCGGCTCCACGCCCTTCATCATCCCGGTGCCGGGTCATCAATTGCCGGGCGTGATCGCCTTTCGCGACATCCAGGACGTCGACGCCATGCTGCAGGCCGCCCGCACGCACCGCCACGCAGTAGTCATCGGCGGCGGCCTGCTCGGGCTGGAAGCCGCCAATGGCCTGATGCGCCAAGGCATGGACGTGACCGTGGTGCATGTCACCGACGCCCTGATGAACCAGCAGCTCGACAAGCCCGCCGCCGCCTTGCTGAAGAAGGCGCTGGAAGACAAGGGCTTGCGCTTCTTGCTCAATGCCCATACCGAAGAGATCGTCGGACCGGATCGTGTCACCGCAGTGCGCTTCAAGGATGGCAGCAGCATCCCCGCCGACCTGGTGGTGATGACGGCGGGCGTGCGTCCCAACATCGCGCTGGCCAAGGCGGCCGGCCTGCACTGCGAACGCGCCATCATCGTCGATGACACGCTGCAGACCTACGACCCGCGCGTCTATGCCGTGGGAGAATGCGTGCAGCACCGCAAGGCCACCTTCGGTCTGGTTGCGCCGATCTGGGACCAGGCCCGCGTCTGCGGTGCGCACCTCGCAGGCGCAGGGCATCGCCGCTATGTCCAGCAGGCCACTGCGACCAAGCTCAAGGTGACCGGCGTGGACCTGTATTCGGCGGGCGATTTCATCGGCGGCGACGATACCGAAGACCTGATCGTGCGCGACCCGCGCCGTGGCGTCTACAAGCGGCTGGTGCTGCGCGGAACGCGCCTGGTGGGGGCGGTGCTGTATGGCGACGTCAAGGATGGCCCGTGGTACTTCGACCTGATCCAGAGCGGACGCGACATCAGCAGCTTCCGCCGCGAACTGCCGTTCGGCCAGGCGATGTGTCAGCAGGCCGCCTAG
- a CDS encoding MFS transporter codes for MSKANRIELFSLRSPQMRAFHLTWMAFFVCFFAWFACAPLMPVIKGEFHLTPGQIANINIAAVAVTILVRLIIGPMCDRFGPRKTYTGLLLAGAVPVIGVAFAQSYESFLFFRLLIGAVGASFVITQYHTSVMFAPNVVGTANAATAGWGNAGGGVAQGVMPLLMAALLMLGVSQGWGWRAALLVPGVLMLVMAALYWRFTQDCPEGNYDALRAAGVTIESGKRGGWASFRAAAANYRVWMLFITYGACFGVEIFIHNIAAIYYVEHFKLSLESAGIAAASFGLLALFARALGGFISDKVALAGGLNRRATLLFVMMLGEGLGLLWFAHAGSVVAAVIAMLCFGLFTHMACGATYALVPFIDRKALGGVAGIIGAGGNVGAVLAGFLMKGLGNTQQTLSMLGVLVTISALCAVAIRFTASDKSGEAVLADNKVAA; via the coding sequence ATGAGCAAAGCCAATCGTATCGAGCTGTTTTCCCTGCGGTCGCCGCAGATGCGCGCCTTCCACCTGACCTGGATGGCCTTCTTCGTCTGCTTCTTCGCGTGGTTCGCCTGCGCTCCGCTGATGCCGGTGATCAAGGGAGAATTCCACCTCACACCAGGCCAGATCGCCAATATCAACATCGCCGCAGTCGCCGTGACCATCCTGGTGCGCCTGATCATCGGCCCCATGTGCGACCGCTTCGGCCCGCGCAAGACCTACACCGGCCTGCTGCTGGCAGGCGCGGTGCCGGTCATCGGCGTGGCCTTTGCGCAGAGCTACGAGAGCTTCCTGTTCTTCCGCCTGCTCATCGGTGCGGTGGGGGCGAGCTTCGTCATCACCCAGTACCACACCTCGGTCATGTTCGCCCCCAACGTGGTCGGCACCGCCAACGCCGCCACCGCTGGCTGGGGCAATGCTGGTGGCGGTGTGGCGCAAGGCGTGATGCCGCTGCTGATGGCGGCCTTGCTGATGCTGGGCGTCTCGCAGGGCTGGGGCTGGCGCGCGGCGCTGCTGGTGCCGGGCGTGCTGATGCTGGTGATGGCCGCGCTCTACTGGCGCTTTACCCAGGATTGCCCGGAAGGCAACTATGACGCATTGCGCGCCGCTGGCGTGACCATCGAAAGCGGCAAGCGCGGCGGCTGGGCCAGCTTCCGTGCGGCGGCCGCCAACTATCGCGTGTGGATGCTCTTCATTACCTACGGCGCCTGCTTCGGCGTGGAAATCTTCATCCATAACATCGCTGCCATCTACTACGTCGAACACTTCAAGCTCTCGCTGGAATCGGCCGGCATCGCCGCCGCCAGCTTCGGTCTGCTGGCGCTGTTTGCGCGTGCGCTGGGCGGCTTCATCTCGGACAAGGTGGCGCTCGCAGGCGGCCTGAATCGCCGCGCCACCCTGCTCTTCGTGATGATGCTGGGCGAAGGCCTGGGCCTGCTGTGGTTCGCTCATGCCGGCAGCGTCGTGGCCGCCGTCATCGCCATGCTGTGCTTTGGCCTGTTCACCCACATGGCCTGCGGCGCGACCTATGCGCTGGTGCCCTTCATCGACCGCAAGGCGCTGGGCGGCGTGGCCGGCATCATCGGTGCGGGCGGCAATGTCGGCGCGGTGCTGGCGGGCTTCCTGATGAAGGGCCTGGGCAACACCCAGCAGACCCTGTCCATGCTCGGCGTGCTGGTGACCATTTCGGCACTGTGCGCTGTGGCCATCCGTTTCACCGCGTCGGACAAGAGCGGCGAGGCCGTCCTGGCCGACAACAAAGTTGCAGCCTGA
- a CDS encoding kinase inhibitor → MTLIRPTLAAAALTFSALTLPAQAAEFTLTSSDIAEGQSLSIAQVFNGFGCIGLNKSPQLSWSGAPADTKSFAITVYDPDAPTGSGWWHWTVFNIPASVRSLPAGATAPGKGLPAGSIQGRTDFGSSGFGGACPPEGDKPHRYQFVVWALKTETLPLDAQASGAMLGFYLNAQALATAKLTAVYERQKPNVK, encoded by the coding sequence ATGACCCTGATCCGCCCCACCCTGGCCGCTGCCGCCCTGACCTTTTCCGCACTGACCCTGCCCGCACAGGCGGCCGAATTCACCCTCACCAGCAGCGACATCGCCGAGGGCCAGTCCCTGTCGATTGCGCAGGTCTTCAATGGCTTCGGCTGCATCGGCCTGAACAAGTCGCCACAACTGTCCTGGTCGGGCGCGCCCGCCGATACCAAGAGCTTCGCCATCACCGTCTACGATCCGGACGCGCCGACCGGCAGCGGCTGGTGGCACTGGACCGTCTTCAATATTCCCGCCAGCGTGCGCTCGCTGCCGGCCGGCGCCACTGCGCCAGGCAAGGGCCTGCCCGCGGGCAGCATCCAGGGACGCACGGACTTCGGCAGCAGCGGCTTCGGCGGTGCCTGCCCGCCCGAAGGCGACAAGCCGCATCGCTACCAGTTTGTCGTTTGGGCGCTGAAAACCGAAACACTTCCGCTGGATGCGCAGGCCAGCGGTGCTATGCTCGGCTTCTACCTGAATGCCCAGGCACTCGCCACGGCCAAGCTGACCGCCGTCTACGAACGCCAGAAACCCAATGTCAAGTAA
- a CDS encoding CidA/LrgA family protein: MTLTALTLLLIFQCLGEGAAQLLGLPVPGPVIGMLFLLLSFLAYPRLADLMEATSWGILQHLSLLFVPAGVGVMAAAGQLQGDLAAIVVALVVSTVLAIAVGALVTQAAMKRLSRPADEESR, encoded by the coding sequence ATGACCCTGACCGCCCTGACCCTCCTGCTCATCTTCCAATGCCTGGGTGAAGGAGCCGCCCAGTTGCTGGGCCTTCCTGTTCCCGGCCCTGTGATCGGCATGCTGTTCCTGCTGCTGTCCTTCCTGGCCTATCCGCGCCTGGCGGACCTCATGGAGGCGACTTCCTGGGGTATCCTGCAGCACCTTTCCCTGCTCTTCGTGCCAGCCGGTGTAGGCGTGATGGCAGCGGCGGGGCAATTGCAAGGGGATCTGGCGGCGATCGTCGTGGCGCTGGTGGTCAGTACGGTGCTGGCCATCGCGGTGGGCGCGCTGGTGACCCAGGCGGCCATGAAACGGCTCTCCCGCCCCGCTGACGAGGAGTCGCGCTGA
- a CDS encoding MgtC/SapB family protein: MTDYLEIFHRLLFAMLIGCAIGIDRNLRGKPTGMKTLGLVALGSALVTMAAMNFALGAEDHNRDAVSRAIQGVITGIGFLGAGVIIHEQWTEKVRGLTTAASIWVTAAVGIVCGAGWWQVALMATGLILILFVIGRPLEQFLHRQWMRKSDDERADISAREED, encoded by the coding sequence ATGACCGATTACCTGGAAATCTTTCACCGCCTGCTCTTTGCCATGCTCATCGGGTGCGCCATCGGCATCGACCGCAACCTGCGCGGCAAGCCGACCGGGATGAAGACGCTGGGTCTGGTGGCGCTGGGGTCGGCGCTGGTGACAATGGCGGCGATGAATTTTGCGCTCGGTGCGGAAGACCACAACCGTGACGCCGTCAGCCGCGCCATCCAGGGCGTCATCACCGGCATCGGCTTCCTGGGTGCGGGCGTGATCATCCATGAGCAGTGGACCGAGAAGGTGCGCGGCCTGACCACGGCCGCCTCGATCTGGGTCACCGCGGCCGTGGGCATCGTGTGCGGCGCGGGCTGGTGGCAGGTGGCGCTGATGGCGACCGGCCTGATCCTGATCCTCTTCGTCATCGGCCGGCCGCTGGAGCAGTTCCTGCACCGCCAATGGATGCGCAAGAGCGATGACGAACGCGCCGACATCAGCGCCCGCGAAGAAGACTGA